A region of the Pempheris klunzingeri isolate RE-2024b chromosome 21, fPemKlu1.hap1, whole genome shotgun sequence genome:
TTTTCCCCCCCAAGATCTGCCTCAGCTCCAATGGGAAAGGCAGACCACCCCCTCTGTGGCAAAATCCTGTCATCATACAGTGAAGCTGAGCACCACAGGGGGAAACCAAATAACCTTGAACGCGTCCAAGAGCCTTTCATGACTCGTGATGTATTAAACAAACATTCGGGGTACAGGCATGTGTCCCAACTGCCCTcatttcctccccctctcagTGGTTCACAAACAGATGGACACCAATGGCAGCCTCCCATTAGCTCCAAACGTCTCCTAAACGCTAGCGCGCTGGTGCCTCAGAGAACATTTCTCAAATAAATACACTGATTAATGATTGTGGAGTTCAGCAGCAACGAGACGGGTGATTTTTCTGCTTCGTTGTGTCTTTGCAGTCACTCTGCAGTCACTCAGGGTGGTCCAACATAGTGGATATGCTTAGAATGGCTATTTGTATGATTTAGCTCATACCTCACAGCATGGAGTCAAGAAACTGTAGATTGTTAATTTTTGGTGCATTTATCAAAGTTTGTGCGTAACAAACAGAGTAACAGCTGCAAATTTAAGCCTTTACAAGTTGCAAAATAAAGCCCTACTTAGAGTAGTATTTTGGTTTTAATCTATTACAGAACCCCAGATGTTAAGGTGTGAGATGTAAGAGGTGTAAGAGAAGGCATACTTTAAAGCCATTATTCTCTATGTGACACACCTCTAAAAACCTGTCTTCAGCTTTTCCGCACAAGAAAACGAGGTGATAATGACAAAACCAGTCCGCACCTTGCAAAACGATAAAGCATTTGTCAGATGTAGCATTGTAGGGCACAAAATGTCATAATGATGATGTGAAAAGTGAAGCATACATGAGTGCTGTAGTGCCCTCTGTTTGTACtctgctgtactgtacatgtctAACACCTCTTAACTCAGTGGGTGGTGTGGAGCAGTTCATGCTACCAACCTACACTTCTTATTTTCTTTGCAGAGCACTGACCCACGCTGCATGTTTACACCAGGAGACTAACAAAGACTTAGCTGGGTCTTTAATGTGTGTATGCAACTAATTTAGTTTTCCGCTCAGCCCCACTGCTCTGCTTGGCAGGATCAATCTGTTCAGTTGTTGAGAGTTGAGTTCAACAAGCAACGAAGTTGTGGTTTCGTTTTATTGATGTGTGTGAAACTTGCTTGTCTATGGAGGCCCATTTCTGTcggaataaataaatacatttaaaaaaatttaaaattttaattttaataaaagaattaatattttttaaatgaaaagtttgaCATCAAATCAGAAAAAGCAAATCGGAATTATGGGATAACAAATCAAACTTATGTCAAAATGATGAGCAATTAAGTCAAAAATGAACCGAATCGATAATCAAAGTCACAAATATGAGATAGAAAGTGAATATTATGATATACTAAGTTATTATTATGAGATAGCAGATATTAACTCAAGCTTTTTAGAAAAACGCTTTTAAGtcaaaagtattattattattattgttaggTTAAAATGATGAGACATTTAGCCAGAATTAGAACTAAAAATGAAGAGATTCAAAGTCAAGGTTATGAGATCGGTCACTTTTTTGACTTTCATCATCAAAGCATCTAATTTTTTCcgccttttctttgttttcttggtGGAAATTGTCTTCCATAAATGCCAGACCTTGAAATAATCAAACAGAAGATTACATCAGAACCTGCCAGACTGCAAACATCCCACCACACATCAGCCTCCCACTGGACGTGTGGTAACGCTGAAGCACTAAAATCAGAGTATAGGAGAGCGTCCAAAAACCAGCTGTGGGTTTCACATTCCTGACTTCTGCCATAGGTCCCTGTAACAAAAGTTTGACCTCTGTTGGCTCTGTCTGTAAAGAGGGGCGCTCGCTGTTGACAGGGCCAGCATATCGTGAAGGACACTGGGCTGAGGACCAGCAGCTGTCTCAACATTCAGGATGTGCTAAACAAAAAGCACTGCCACTTTTCGCAACTGGGATGACCATAAGGTCATAGGAAAGTCAACAGTgagcaaaatgaaaagtgacagtCACCAGGAAAAAGATGGCAGGACTGGAGAACATCATTCTAGCAACGCATGGACAAAACCCCCcctttgtttttacttttaactttaaaaccaaATCTGGTATTTCAGTGaatgtgattttgaaaatgtttaatcCTGCCTTCTTTTATCTCAATGGGGGAATTCCTGTGCAGAGAACAGGGAAGGTGAAGGGTTAATTTGTGGCCGGGGAAACCTGATGCTAATTAAGTCTTAGGAATGCCACATACTGACATTGTAGTGCAGGAGCCCTCAGAGTGGGTCAGGCATGGAGAGAGCCAGCAGTAACGCGTGCGtctaatgtttttattccttaCTGACAGTCGGAAAAGTGAGTCTAACCAAACCCTGGAGCTGAAGGTAATGTGTCATGAAGTACACATCAAGGGTCTCTGTGTCAAGTATGATGaagtttgttttcagttgtgaCAGAGAGAAGATTTTTCCAGATTTATCTTTCCAGATTTATCATCTGGGAATCAGAAGCTTAACGTGCAATTTGTCTCTTTtgcagggggagagagataTAGCCGATGCAAAATGGTTTTAGTAACACCAGTGCTGTTGCTGTCTTGGGTATCACTGCAAGCTGTCGCAGAGATTTGCCGGGGAACGCACTGCTACGGCGCAGACACGGGCGATCCAAGACCGTGCACCGGAGCGCACTGTCCGGGGAGCAGATCCTCCAGACCGCCGCGCCAGTTTAACCCCACAGCGCACGGGAGATCGGCGCAGACGGTGGCCAGCCAACACCACGCGTACCCGAGCTCTCCAAGAGCAGCATCGGACGTCTATCCGGCTGCGCAGCCACATCGCGGACGGCACGGTGacagcggcggcggcggcacaCGGATAAGAGCGCCTGAAGTTTCACCTGCAGGGTGCGCCGATGCGGACTGCGCCGCTCTTGTGAAACAATTTCAGCCCACCAATGACACCCGAGACTGTAGAGGGATCGAGTGCAGACTGCCACTCAGGATACGGCCAAAGCCTCGAGCAAAGTCTTGTGTGGGAGAAGGATGTCTGGCCGGTTCAGAGGAGAGTGTCGCCTCTGCCGCCGCCAGCCAGCTTCCTCCTGTCCATCTGTCCGACAGAGCCGCACAGTTTCTGGGAGATTTTCCTGAGCTAGGATATCCGTCCCCGGAACTTGGCAGCGCGCCTTTGGGTGTCCAGCTCACATGTGACATCAAGCCAGGTCTGCTATCATCATCTTTGTCATCTAAAATGTTATCTGTTGTGTTTAAACTGTTAGAGGCTGATTAACTTTTTCAAAATGCCCTTCGTGCCACTGGGAGACATTTAAGATTCCGTGACAAGCTTCAAAAAAGTTGATGAATTATAATCTTGCAGTAAAAGCAGCATGCCTATAATTTAACCATGCATGATACTCTTTATTGACTTTAACCCCCTTTTCCCACCAGTGATCAGCAAAAGGGGATTAAGGtctgaaagaaaaggaaggtcTCTTTGTTGACCTTCAGCCCAAAATGATATCTGCAGAGCAACTAGAGCAGCTGAACTGGAAAAATGTCTCAGAGTCAATTGTGCAGAAAATGTAGGGTTCTTTGATGTTGGTCCATATAGGAAACTTTCATTGCACTTGCCATGGTTAGACCAATAAAATGGGTTCACTGGGTGTTCACACTTTGTTCCAGCATTATTTGCAGAAACCAGATGAATCAGTCTTAATCTCATTTAATCACTTCCCCCACTGCCTTATTTAACAATTTTTCTGTCTGATCCCATCTTTCATTCTGCATTACATCCTCTCAGGGGAGAATGAAGTTCCCTCAGAAGACGCCCTCATCTTGCACCTCCAGCTGTCCAAGGGGCAGGAGAAACTGGTGGAGGCTCTGCGAGCCCAGCAGGTGGTCATCCGGGACCTGCAGCAGAAGCTGGCTGACCAACAGGAGGCGCTACTGTCGCAGCAGAGGGAGATCCTGGAGCAGCAGCGCCGCATGTATGAGCAGATGGATGTGGTGAAGGCCCAGTACGGCCTCCTCTCAGACACCGTCAAACAGGTTTCCTTCCAGGGCTTGCAGGGCGAGCTGCAGAGCTACTTCGAGAGCCACCTGGCGGGTCTGCAGAGCCAGGCCCGCAGCCACCTGCAGAAGTCCTACGCTGTCCACAAAATGGACATGGACTCAAAAGTGATGGATGCAGTCGGAGAGGCTCATTTTCCTCAACCACTGCTGGGATGCCCTTCACCCTGTGGGCAGGAGGAGTTCTGTAATTTCCAGAGGGACCCACCTCGGTGTGAGAAGTGCACCATGTGTCCACCAGGCTTCTTTCTCATCTCCCAGTGTTCCCCTACTGCAGACAGGATGTGCCAGGTATTGCCCTTTAGAATACTTTCCTTTCTAGCTGTAttgtaaatacagttttattttcatgatgGTGAGACTGATAAGTGCTCTATATTGGTCTTATCTGTGATGTGTGAAAACCGAACCACTAGTGTGACATGGTTGTATAGGTCATTGGTTTTCGCACATCTGTGAGTAGCACCCCAAACATAACGACAGCTAATCTGGAGTAAAAAAAGTTCACACTCTTGGGCCACCATGCCTgaaaattcaacaaaaacatggGTCCATGTCTATTTTTGTCATACAAAGATGATTCTTGAGGCACAAAATATCATTTATCTGCAGTTTTACGGCAAAAGCATCTTTATCAGCTTTCAAAAATACAGTTAAAGTTGACTGAACCCTATCAATAACATTCAAACTGTATCCATAATGATAAGAATTTATGTGGATTGCAGGACAGAGATGAATGCCTTGAATTACCAAACATTTGTGGAGAGCGGGTGAAGTGCCTTAATACTCCAGGTGAGTTCAACACATTACTCATTTTTTGATAATTGTGTGAAAAAACAATATTACcccctttgtgttttttctttcgaATGATTTTCCACCTCTCTATTCATATTTGATCGTATTTAGCTGCAATGCTGACTAACAGGAGCATTTTTCATACTGACAAAACAATCGATATGTACTGAATCACATGTCTGCAGAGCTGTTGGACCCTGCTCTTACTGCTTGGTTTTGTCATTCTCTCTGGTCTTGACCTGCACAGGGGGGTTCAGGTGTCTGGGAGTTTCTCAGAGGGAAGGAGTGATGGGCTTGTGTGGTCATGACTACTTCTACAACCAGGAGCTAGAGGAGTGCCAGGCTTGTTCCGACTGTGATGGAGAGCCTGTCGCTGTTCCCTGCTCAGCTATCAGTGACTCTGTCTGCGGCCAGCCTTCA
Encoded here:
- the nell3 gene encoding uncharacterized protein nell3, with protein sequence MVLVTPVLLLSWVSLQAVAEICRGTHCYGADTGDPRPCTGAHCPGSRSSRPPRQFNPTAHGRSAQTVASQHHAYPSSPRAASDVYPAAQPHRGRHGDSGGGGTRIRAPEVSPAGCADADCAALVKQFQPTNDTRDCRGIECRLPLRIRPKPRAKSCVGEGCLAGSEESVASAAASQLPPVHLSDRAAQFLGDFPELGYPSPELGSAPLGVQLTCDIKPGENEVPSEDALILHLQLSKGQEKLVEALRAQQVVIRDLQQKLADQQEALLSQQREILEQQRRMYEQMDVVKAQYGLLSDTVKQVSFQGLQGELQSYFESHLAGLQSQARSHLQKSYAVHKMDMDSKVMDAVGEAHFPQPLLGCPSPCGQEEFCNFQRDPPRCEKCTMCPPGFFLISQCSPTADRMCQDRDECLELPNICGERVKCLNTPGGFRCLGVSQREGVMGLCGHDYFYNQELEECQACSDCDGEPVAVPCSAISDSVCGQPSEIQLSRSWGGNVAVPSARTSGTHIFSGLQLNIRGKENTDLLSNEAGQVTFLQHGLVWLDHNFAIKHSCRNFLQVGMRLNGSQEEEGQDLSGVRIEQPDGKYFQGVSVSCGVEVEPNHTFTLLLKSPNQHCNQSKDLHVYDISTPSLSLLWLSHDTGAVAMTAQMSLLAHYQTSYRPTFRMTSVSDPYMIILTHDNRGVRFTESGVVKFVLQQALYSMGHTCIREGFSLIAYTNHNGTGQEAMQAFKTGVNYRDTSITLSGAMSVDSGDTLSFEITSSSQCNIRYFGDSSGISMLSLIWIPSAVSSALTATVSKTGLPFGAVRNKALLFQQISPDTPQVHLARSGEPNNRKNFIFHEKGTANIALNLKLIHSCNIIKLTLQRGGQGGQAGPVAQQVSGYMPEGSQWASIGVRASFQVQNGTAVYVTLDCIRGRVNQITHEGGTNISILWVAV